Within Vicia villosa cultivar HV-30 ecotype Madison, WI linkage group LG1, Vvil1.0, whole genome shotgun sequence, the genomic segment TgtgattaaaaatgaaaaattagacATAAGCcatcataaaaaaaatcatcaCACAGTGTATAATTATGAAATGGCAAGgattttaaaataacataaactaACCAAAGTTAACAATAATAGACATTAACATGAATTTTAATACATAAATAATTGAAAAGGAACTTACTTTAATAAGGAGAAACCAAGCTTTCAACATAATTATAGGGAAAAATCCACTTTAAATTGCTCAATCTAGTTTTTTCTATTCTATTATCACTCAAGTTATATATAATCACTTCCAATCCACGACGACGATTTGATAGAATTAGTGCGATGCCACTCTCATAAACGCACAAAGGGGTCAAAAAATATCTATATTTAATACGAATATCCAAATCATGGTAGCTTATTTTAAGAAATTGAGTCCAAGCCTTTTCAATTCCTAATTCCTTCATCTTCCATATAATAAAATCGGTTTTTTGAGTATGGTGACAAAAACAAAGTGAGTCTTCCAACACAGAAATAGTTGGCAAATGAAGTCGAACTTCGACAAAATCTCTAGGAGGAAGCAACTCGTGATATGTCTCTGTTCCTAGATTCAACGAGATAATGACAATATGTTGAGCAATATCTCGGGCCAAGAAGTTAATAGTGTCATTCAAATACATATCTTGATTGTAAAACCGGCGTTTTTTGGGAGCAATATTCCAATGGTCTAAAGGAACCACATGAAAAAGTTGAATAAGTTTCCAAACATTACCCCCGTAACTAAATATTTCGAATTTGTTCGGACTCATATACAAAATCTTATAAGTATTCGTTGAATTATCATAACCAAATGAAAACTTAGAAAACCTGAGATAgtcatatatatgtgtatgaGAATTTGAATGTGGCCCAAAGTAGATAGAAAATGCTTTGGTGGCTGGGTTCCATAACTGAAACAAGGTGTTTTGAAAATCAGTAGGTGAAAAAACTTGGAAACATAGCAATCCATTGCAGGAACCAATGAATTGGTAGAGGAGATTGGAAACGAGGGGATTGGAACCGTGTGAGAAGAATATTTCGGTGTAATCTATCGTAGGAACGTCCATTGAAGGGGTGTTTAGTAAAGCATTGAGGGGATATGGTTGCATACAAGAATCCTTAAAGAAGCACAGGATTTGTGTAAGATTCCTCCTGTCTTTTGTGGAACGTTGAAGGTGCAGTTTGATGAATTTGGGATCGGAGATGATGGTGTTCCATGCTTTGTTCACGCATCTAAGTTGTGTCAAAGACTTAACCGGAAGGTATGATAGGACCTGTACGATGAGTTCTTCAGGTAAGAATATTAGATTGCCGTTGGATTTCCATAACTTGGCTGTAGAGGGATTCATCATTCATGAGAACTCGCGCAGTGTTGAAACTGAAACTGAAACTGAAATAGAAAGCTAAACCCTAATCAATATTAAAATCTATTTGTGTGTTTTAAataggtttttgtttttttaaaatgtttagtAGTTTTTTTTACGTGTTTATTATATCCTAATCTTATGCCATCATGCAAACTCATCTTTTTTggaatttgtataattattttcgACGTGTTTGTTACGCATCAGtactcatttaaaaaaaaaatttactgtCTGTACCCGTCTTGAACTAACATGCAAACTTACTTTATGTGAGGGAgttagtttcttttattttttattttaatattaagatAATTAgtaaaatggaaaaaaataattatttacaaTTTTTAGTCAAAAATTTAAGAAAACTAACCTAATGTGAAAGATGTTCATAATTGTTCTACGAAAACGCAAAATAAAAATCTGTAAGATAATTTGAGACGACGCATTGATATTTAAAAATGTTAACTCAGAATAGTTTTTTATGTATAGTAACAATACTGAAATAATTATTAGGTacgtaaaataattttttttaggtgCAAAGATGAGTTTTCTTCACCCGCTACCAAGTTTAGTCACATTGGTTATATATGAGTATGTtcattaataaaattgattaattaattaatttgatttgattgaaAACAATCAAAGAGTTTAAATGTCCgtgattttatttatattattcaaaataataattttgtaacTATCAATATGtggatttaaatgaaataaataaaagataatttatttgtcaaaaataattttaaattataatgacaattatttgtcaaaaaaaaattatatatactaattactaataataatatttaaaaggcAAATTCTTAGGTACCCTGTTGTTTCAAATGGGTACTGGTACCCAATTGAGATGGACGAATAAAAAATGGCCATTTGTCTTACTTATATTTCATGattattttaaacaaattaaataaaaaatttatataattgcaGAGATAACCTCTGGTTTACTCTATTCTTATTTCCATCGAATCAATTTTGCATTTCAGAAAAATCAAATAGAGATAACCTAAACACCCATGATTGGACTGCTCCCAGCCACCGGCCAGCGTTTCCGGCCGGGAGTCCGACGCGATCTCCATCCATTCCGACGAAGCTCCGACTCTACCCTGCAGCCACCGCAATCGCTTCCGATTCCGACGCAGGCAGCCTAATACGCGGCCATCTCCCCCGATTCAACACCATGAACACCACGCCGTATCGAATCGCAAATAGCTCCGTCGCCGGAACCGCGAAATCAAATTCTAAGTCTATCCTGTAAGTTCTTTTTGCATCCACTTTACCGATTTTTAGTTTCAGAGAGTCTCCTACCAGACAAACTGAATGTAGTTCCACTTTACCTTCATTGCATAACAATCTCTCATCACAGCACAAATAAATacccttcaatttttgtcattactactattattattgaTCTACAGTCATATTGATATTGAAGTAGAAGGAGAAagctttctaaaaaaaaactatatacaGTTGTATTAGTAGTGTACCTTTTCTATACATTATGAAGTTCCATACACATTCTTATCTATTTTCCACTACATTTCTccgtttgaaaatatttttagttatttttttgcAAAACAAAGGCTGTTTTGAAACTGCTGCCAAATGTTTCGATTACAGCGGTTTTTGTGTTTGGAGATTCATACATGTATACTGGAAATAACAACAATATGTCAACACCGTCTCGGTGCAATTACCTTCCTTATGGAAGAGATTTTAAAGGAGGAATTTCATATGGAAGATTTAGCTTCCGTCTGATTTTATAGGTAATATAAGTTTTGTATTActctcattttcttttaattacgaATCGAAATGACAATAACTAAAATCTTAATATTGTATTGAGTGATTCGGTCACTTATAACACATGTCTATgtcttattataaattatttctataaaaaaaaaggtcaaattataaaatttgtgATAAATCGTAGCCAAATAGAATGTCCTAATTAAATAGAATCTCacaaaatatttgttattgtTAAATTGTAGTTAAATAGTGCATCTAATTAATTTGTCTTGGTTAAATTATAGATAAAAGTTTAATAcgactttgaccatagtttgtgAAAATAAGCTGAAAATAGTTTATTAACATGTCATAAGAAGCTATTTTAAGCAGTGCTACTAATGCTTATATCTTATGATAAACCCAAAGTAAACAAAAGAAATACTAAATAATTTAATCTAAGATGTGAATTTTAATatagttgttttttgtttttaattttaaattgtacTATCAGTTTCAGAATTAGGAATAAAAGAGTATTTACCATCATATTTAGATCCAAATCTGCAGCCTAGTGAATTGCTTACAGGTGTGAACTTTGCATCTGGTGGTGCAGGATATGATCCTATGACATCAAAATTAGAGGCAAACATTTTTTTTCATCAGCCCCAAAAATATTACTAAAAAAAATTGGTATTTTCATTTATGAACTATTCTTCCTTACTCTGTTTAAGCAGGTAGCTATATCTATGTCTGGACAACTAGACTTGTTCAAAGATTACATTGTGAGACTTAAAATACTTGTTGGTGAAGATAGAACAAATTTCATCTTAGTCAATAGTCCCTCTTTTGTGGTATTAGGAAGCAATGGTATTTCTAACACATACTATTTGTCTCATATGAGACAAGTGGAATATGATTTTCCTACTTACTCTGATTTCTTAGTCAACTCAGCTTATAACTTCTACAAGGTAATTTTGAACTTTCATCCAAAATATTTCATCCACTTTTAATTTTTGCAACACATGTTATTAAGGCTGTTAAAAAAAACTATGAACTGAACTATACCGTCAAACCAAACTGTACTGAAGTTAAAATAACTGAACTGTTATTTTTGGTTAGTGAATCAAATCATAGTGTACAAACAATTTTAGAACCGAAGTAGATTGAATTCGTGGTCGGTTGGGTCAAAGTAACATTATGCAACTTTCAGATGTATGAGTATCTAGAAAATCGGGTATTAGGAAAGTTGAACTGCGATGTAACTAACAATGCAGGATGGATATGAGCTGGCATAAGAGCTACTACTAGAACGGGAAAGACTGCAACCTTTTGGTCAGATAGCATAAAATATTTTACTTCTCTACTATGCTTCATAAAGTACAAGATTAGAATGGTTTCTTCAGGTGCTATACTAAAGATCTATGTTCTGATTTGAACTTCTTTAAAGCATTTTTTTCTTTCTGCATTCATCTTTGATCTTTCAATGTTACTCCATGATGTGGTAATCAAATGGTGTATCTGCTGCTTTCTTTGCAGATGGGTGATGATCATCCTTATATTATTCCTCAGATGGTTCCTACTCTACATTTCAGGATTTGAATATATGCATAAGGTGATGAATTTTGATATTTGCTTGAAATTTGGATACAAAATTTATGCATAGATAATGACCTGAATATATGCATAGATAATGACCtgtatatattcatatatatgttGAAATGCGAAATTATGCATAGATACATTAATTTGTATGATATGAAAAATTGCAATTACGGGTTGAGTTGCCTAGACAATGACCGGTTATTGAAATAAATATAGTTTTACAATCCCCCACCTTACATTTATGACAGTAGATATATTTCCATTTATCATGCTAAAtttatcttttctatttttattgcaAGTGAAGTTTTTCGGTTCAAATCTGTCGTTTGTATTAGTCTGAGGCGTTTGCTTGGTGATCATTGCAGTATGGTGCCCTTCGGTTCAGGGCTGCGTTGGATCTTAGCTCCGCCGGTGTTCCGTTGTGCTGGTCTTTTTCTTGGTGGTAGCTCCATAATTTCAACTGTGTAACATCATTTGTTTTCGGTTTTAGGGTGATTTAGTATATTGTAGATGCTGAAGCAGGCATATGGTTTTTAGACTGGTTCTTGTTGTTTTAGCAGTAGTTTTTTGTATTTCTGTTATAAACTGGGTTGTTGTTTGGCCTCATGTGTGGCCTGGTGTGCTTTATCCTTGAAATTTGTTGCCACGGTAATTCTGAatgatatttatttcatttactaGTTTATTTTCATTCAATCACAGTCTATTGTCTTAACTTTTAGGTTAAGTTATAATGTCTTGCATCCATGGCTTTAAATGGACCAAATAAATGATACAATAAATTGAATAGTTATTTTCAGgtaattaaaatttaatgaatattttattgaatcactACCTTAATCTTATATATAATTGTTATGAATTGGAGCCAAAAATGTGAAattattttgcaatttttttcatatttatatatttattatttatttaattattatttaaaaactaatgtttcttctactaactattattatttttttattatttttaaaattttaaaatatgtaaaCGATTATTTCACTAAcaactctttttttcttcttttttttaataacttattTTTGATAAAAGTTTGAGACTATTTAGTAATATTTCATATTCATTTATTTTCTACTAACAttcgtttatttttattttttatcttatattatatataaaagttattaAGTCTTTTGACAATCTTGTGCACCAATAATTGGTATTTTGAGATACGGTTCGATTCCCAGGGAAATACGAGTGTACGGGAGGCGTGTGTGAttaattttgtttcttgaattcATGTTGAATTCACGATCGGAATCGTAACAAAATTATATTTCTTGATTTTGTAGGATTGGAAAACACAAGTGTTTGGTGAGATCTAAGTGAGTTTCATGCATAAGAACAAAGATGAACGGTAGAAATAACTTGAATACAAAGCTTCTCGTGTTTGATAGAAAAAATTAGAATAAGTGGATGATTCAGATGCGTGTGTTGTTTAGTCCTCAAGACGTTCTTGATCTTGTCACCGATGGTTGCGTTCCGTTTGCAGTAGATGCGACGAAGGAACAGAGAAACGTGCAAATATATATGAGGAAGAAAAATTAGAAGGCGTTGTTCTACACCCATCAGTGTGTGAATGCGAATGTATTTGAGAAAATCGCTAATTCAACGATGGCGAAGGCTGCGTGGGGCATACTGGCACGATGCTACAGCAGTAATGCAATTGATAATTCTAAAGATCTCAGCACCATGATAATTAAAGAGCTGCAGAGTTGACTAGAAGTACAAGAGCTGCATTTGACTAAGAGAACCTCTGAAAGAGAGGTAGAACAACCTCTAAAGACATCTTATGGTAAGAAGAGTCAGAAGAAGTCCTGGTCTGAAGCTAAGAAGGGACATGGTGGTGGTGTTCCGAAGTCAGAAGCCTCCAACTCTGATGAGAAGAAACATCAGAAGGGAAATGAGAAGCTTGACAAGAAAAAGGTCAGTGAAtctcttccatacaagagagtttctttgaagtgggcATGCAACTTACAGAACGCTCAAGATATTGTCAAGATATCAATCCACAACAAATTATGTACAccaccactatatatctttcTTGTAAAAACATTTGCATGTGTTAAGCATATAGCTAGTGTTCCTTCTAAGCTAGGatcaaactcttttttttagTATGATTGGACCCTATAGTGGGAGAACACGGTGAGCCAAACTTACTATTTCATATCTTATCAATTTATGTCGAGCGTCTTTAAAACTTTTATGGACCTTGCTTCTCTTATTCTTTATTGATAGAATAGAACAATAGAAAGATAAGCATGTGCTCCTAAGTGACTTCTGTAGTATAGAGAGCCACTCCAATTGCATGATCAATATTCGCCTTTGTACTGATGCACTTCTTTTATGATTAATGGATTAGGGTTCACTTGCCTATTAATAAGACATCTCCACCCGAATGCCTTGATTTTGCAAGGTACTTTTGAACCCCAATTCAAAGCCAACACCTTATCGAATTCACCAACCGTACCAAAAGGAATGTAAACATAATCGTATcaatattatttgaaattatttttattaaacataTGGTATGaatagttatttaattaaaaataattattttgatttaattagtgTTAATGGGGAGATTTTATTGAATAGTTACTGAAATTACCATTTTTTTAATAACCTCCCACAAATGATACGGTAAGTGATACCATAAATCAGATAACTGAACATGTCATTGGTTGTTAGTCACCGGCGGTTGCtcgtgcaaggttgttagtcactaACCAACATTCAACTAATCCTTTTTAGAATTGTTCGATTGAATCTCTCAGCTAGACTATTTTGCTGAGGAGTACCTACAGTAGTCTCGAGCAAAATTGATTATACTtttcagaattgattctacttgaaactAGAATTTGTAGTTTTTAATCAAACGTGatttttaaatgtgatttttataCTAGAaattattgttcaactcacttttgcaaaaatataaatatacattataaTTATTCTCTATAATTTTTCATgttctaaaaatattaaataattttttatttattttcaacatCAATAAAAATATCTCTCTTCAATGTAAATaactaaacaatataataatttaactatcatCACCTATGTTATTTTGCATCCAATTTTGTTAATATTCATAGTAGAAAAGGTTTTTTCAATTGTTGCAGTTAATAATTATATTAGAGATAACTTTAAAATCAAATATGTCATTCGCACACTAATTTCAAACAAGCACTACAAACTCTAACAAtacattttctattatttttttttaataaacaatttggacctagcgggtttcgaacctgacatcttgagaggagcacactctcaatcTCAAATTCAATAAGGTAACTATATCTTTTCTTTCTCAttacaacaataaaaataaatatataaatttattaagattaaaatttaaaaaaaagaaatagttttaaaaaaatcaattattaagaAGAAAATATTAAGAGTGACGCTTTGCAATGAGAAAGAGTAAATATTTGTTTGTGCTTTGAAATAATAAGAGAGAATTAATGACTTAAACTCTTCTAGGAACTTTGAATTCTTGACATTCTCAATAGCATTTTGATGTAAATGCCATAAACAGAGGCGATGTGACGCATTTGGAAATTCAACTCTAATAGCTTCCCGCATCGCACCATCTCCGTCAGTAACAAATACATTTGGACATTTATGGAACATTGCTTCAGAAAAGGCATTTAAAACCCACTTATATGTCTCTGTCTTTTCGTCTGAAATTAAAGCACACCCAAATATTGTAGTTTCACCATGATGATTGTACCCACAAAAAATAACAAAGGgtttgttgtacctgttctttTTGTAGGTCGTGTCAAATGCAACCACATCACCAAAACATTCAAAGTCAAATCGGCTAGTTCCATCTGACCAAAATAAATTTTGTAGACGGCCATCCTCTGTTGTGGTAAACTTCGAAAAAAACATCGGATCATTGTcggctttagcttgtaaataagacAAAGCAGCAAAAGCATCTCCATTTTCTCTTTTAGCCTTGGCTC encodes:
- the LOC131659878 gene encoding F-box/kelch-repeat protein At3g23880-like, yielding MNPSTAKLWKSNGNLIFLPEELIVQVLSYLPVKSLTQLRCVNKAWNTIISDPKFIKLHLQRSTKDRRNLTQILCFFKDSCMQPYPLNALLNTPSMDVPTIDYTEIFFSHGSNPLVSNLLYQFIGSCNGLLCFQVFSPTDFQNTLFQLWNPATKAFSIYFGPHSNSHTHIYDYLRFSKFSFGYDNSTNTYKILYMSPNKFEIFSYGGNVWKLIQLFHVVPLDHWNIAPKKRRFYNQDMYLNDTINFLARDIAQHIVIISLNLGTETYHELLPPRDFVEVRLHLPTISVLEDSLCFCHHTQKTDFIIWKMKELGIEKAWTQFLKISYHDLDIRIKYRYFLTPLCVYESGIALILSNRRRGLEVIIYNLSDNRIEKTRLSNLKWIFPYNYVESLVSPY